A genomic window from Glycine soja cultivar W05 chromosome 10, ASM419377v2, whole genome shotgun sequence includes:
- the LOC114370855 gene encoding beta-conglycinin beta subunit 2-like: MRVRRRKRNKTTVSNLVRFHVLITNSTNSTNGLMEILKNVKVRMSQSQKRNNLYHFSSNSFDTLFKNQYGHIRLFQRFNQRSPQLENLRDYHVVEFKFNPNALFLPQHADSEFLLVLISRS, encoded by the coding sequence ATGAGGGTAAGAAGGCGGAAAAGGAACAAGACGACCGTGAGCAACCTCGTCCGTTTCCACGTCCTAATCACAAATAGCACAAACAGCACAAACGGCCTCATGGAAATCCTGAAGAATGTGAAGGTTCGGATGAGTCAGTCACAAAAACGAAACAACCTTTATCACTTCAGCTCTAACAGCTTCGACACTCTCTTCAAGAACCAATATGGTCACATTCGTCTCTTCCAGAGGTTCAACCAACGTTCTCCACAACTTGAGAATCTTCGAGACTACCACGTTGTGGAGTTCAAGTTCAACCCCAACGCCCTCTTTCTCCCCCAGCATGCTGATTCTGAATTCCTCTTGGTTCTCATTAGCCGTAGTTAA
- the LOC114372540 gene encoding beta-conglycinin alpha' subunit, translating into MMRARFPLLLLGVVFLASVSVSFGIAYWEKQNPSHNKCLRSCNSEKDSYRNQACHARCNLLKVEEEEECEEGQIPRPRPRPQHPERERQQHGEKEEDEGEQPRPFPFPRPRQPHQEEEHEQKEEHEWHRKEEKHGGKGSEEEQDEREHPRPHQPHQKEEQKHEEKHEWQHKQEKHQGKESEEEEEDQDEDEEQDKESQESEGSESQREPRRHKNKNPFHFNSKRFQTLFKNQYGHVRVLQRFNKRSQQLQNLRDYRILEFNSKPNTLLLPHHADADYLIVILNGTAILTLVNNDDRDSYNLQSGDALRVPAGTTYYVVNPDNDENLRMITLAIPVNKPGRFESFFLSSTQAQQSYLQGFSKNILEASYDTKFEEINKVLFGREEGQQQGEERLQESVIVEISKKQIRELSKHAKSSSRKTISSEDKPFNLRSHDPIYSNKLGKLFEITPEKNPQLRDLDVFLSVVDMNEGALFLPHFNSKAIVVLVINEGEANIELVGIKEQQQRQQQEEQPLEVRKYRAELSEQDIFVIPAGYPVVVNATSDLNFFAFGINAENNQRNFLAGSKDNVISQIPSQVQELAFPGSAKDIENLIKSQSESYFVDAQPQQKEEGNKGRKGPLSSILRAFY; encoded by the exons ATGATGAGAGCGCGGTTCCCATTACTGTTGCTGGGAGTTGTTTTCCTGGCATCAGTTTCTGTCTCATTTGGCATTGCGTATTGGGAAAAGCAGAACCCCAGTCACAACAAGTGCCTCCGAAGTTGCAATAGCGAGAAAGACTCCTACAGGAACCAAGCATGCCACGCTCGTTGCAACCTCCTTaaggtggaggaagaagaagaatgcgAAGAAGGTCAAATTCCACGACCACGACCACGACCACAACACCCGGAGAGGGAACGTCAGCAACACGGTGAGAAGGAGGAAGACGAAGGTGAGCAGCCACGTCCATTCCCATTCCCACGCCCACGCCAACCTCATCAAGAGGAAGAGCACGAGCAGAAGGAGGAACACGAATGGCATCGCAAGGAGGAAAAACACGGAGGAAAGGGAAGTGAAGAGGAACAAGATGAACGTGAACACCCACGCCCACACCAACCTCATCAAAAGGAAGAGCAGAAGCATGAGGAAAAGCACGAATGGCAACACAAGCAGGAAAAGCACCAAGGAAAggaaagtgaagaagaagaagaagaccaaGACGAGGATGAGGAGCAAGACAAAGAGAGCCAAGAAAGTGAAGGTTCTGAGTCTCAAAGAGAACCACGAAGACATAAGAATAAGAACCCTTTTCACTTCAACTCTAAAAGGTTCCAAACTCTCTTCAAAAACCAATATGGCCACGTTCGCGTCCTCCAGAGGTTCAACAAACGCTCCCAACAGCTTCAGAATCTCCGAGACTACCGCATTTTGGAGTTCAACTCCAAACCCAACACCCTTCTTCTCCCCCACCATGCTGACGCTGATTACCTCATCGTTATCCTTAACG GGACTGCCATTCTTACCTTGGTGAACAACGACGACCGAGACTCTTACAACCTTCAATCTGGCGATGCCCTAAGAGTCCCTGCAGGAACCACATACTATGTGGTTAACCCTGACAACGACGAGAATCTCAGAATGATAACACTCGCCATACCCGTTAACAAACCCGGTAGATTTGAG AGTTTCTTCCTATCTAGCACTCAAGCTCAACAGTCCTACTTGCAAGGGTTCAGCAAGAATATTCTAGAGGCCTCATACGAC ACCAAATTCGAGGAGATAAACAAGGTTCTGTTTGGTAGAGAGGAGGGGCAGCAACAAGGCGAGGAGAGGCTGCAAGAGAGTGTGATTGTGGAAATCTCAAAGAAACAAATTCGGGAACTGAGCAAACATGCCAAATCTAGTTCAAGGAAAACCATTTCTTCTGAAGATAAACCTTTCAACTTGAGAAGCCACGACCCCATCTATTCCAACAAGCTTGGCAAGTTGTTTGAGATTACCCCAGAGAAAAACCCTCAGCTTCGGGACTTGGATGTCTTCCTCAGTGTTGTGGATATGAACGAG GGAGCTCTTTTTCTGCCACACTTCAATTCAAAGGCCATAGTGGTACTAGTGATTAATGAAGGAGAAGCAAACATTGAACTTGTTGGCATTAAAGAACAACAACAGAGGCAGCAACAGGAAGAGCAACCTTTGGAAGTGCGGAAATATAGAGCTGAATTGTCTGAACAAGATATATTTGTAATCCCAGCAGGTTATCCAGTTGTGGTCAACGCTACCTCAGATCTGAATTTCTTTGCTTTTGGTATCAATGCCGAGAACAACCAGAGGAACTTCCTTGCAG GTTCGAAAGACAATGTGATAAGCCAGATACCTAGTCAAGTGCAGGAGCTTGCGTTCCCTGGGTCTGCAAAAGATATTGAGAACCTAATAAAGAGCCAAAGTGAGTCCTACTTTGTGGATGCTCAGCCTCAGCAGAAAGAGGAGGGGAACAAGGGAAGAAAGGGTCCTTTGTCTTCAATTTTGAGGGCTTTTTACTGA
- the LOC114371833 gene encoding beta-conglycinin alpha' subunit-like: MVMNNLFVVKIINLCLFRVEFLPIQQSYLQGFSENILEASFNTEFEEINRVLLGEEGQQQGVQRLQERVMVELSKEQIQELSRHAKSSSRKTITSKNEPFNLRSRKPIYSNKFGSSSSTTLQFKGHSDTSD; this comes from the exons ATGGTAATGAATAATTTGTTTG TTGTGAAGATCATCAATCTTTGTCTTTTCCGTGTAGAGTTTCTTCCTATCCAGCAATCCTACTTGCAAGGGTTCAGCGAGAATATTCTGGAGGCCTCCTTCAAC ACCGAATTCGAGGAGATAAACAGGGTTCTGTTGGGAGAGGAGGGGCAACAACAAGGCGTGCAGAGGCTGCAAGAGAGAGTGATGGTGGAACTGTCAAAGGAACAGATTCAGGAACTTAGCAGACATGCCAAATCTAGTTCAAGAAAAACCATTACCTCCAAAAACGAACCATTCAACTTGAGAAGCCGCAAACCTATCTATTCCAACAAGTTTG GGAGCTCTTCTTCTACCACACTTCAATTCAAAGGCCATAGTGATACTAGTGATTAA
- the LOC114369619 gene encoding uncharacterized protein LOC114369619, with translation MANKNVALLLLVCLVVAAGVEARRPYAVVRDECFGYCWHGCIFPSSYCNWWCDKVCKYPIDFGDDGLNHVDSVGHGGGHRYPVPTEEDYEHRPAALSPESPVWRKPEQDMNIGGAI, from the exons ATGGCAAACAAAAACGttgcgttgttgttgttggtgtgCCTTGTAGTCGCTGCCGGGGTTGAGGCGAGGAGGCCCTACGCCGTTGTCCGAGATGAATGCTTCGGTTATTGCTGGCATGGTTGCATATTCCCCTCATCATACTGCAATTGGTGGTGTGATAAAGTGTGCAAATACCCAATAGACTTCGGTGACG ATGGCCTGAATCATGTAGATAGTGTTGGTCATGGTGGTGGTCATCGGTATCCTGTACCAACTGAGGAAGACTACGAACACCGCCCGGCCGCCCTATCACCTGAGAGCCCGGTGTGGAGAAAGCCAGAACAAGACATGAATATTGGCGGAGCGATTTAA
- the LOC114370237 gene encoding beta-conglycinin beta subunit 1-like, whose translation MIARFPLLPLLLLGIVFLASVSVSLQVKPPSHHECLQSCESETDPYKRKACKLSCKFVPEHGEQQHEEEEREREHPQPHPPHEERGRRERGRQEGEKEEKEQDERELQPRPFPRPEEHEGEQWKGRHRHEDPEERARMRLREAERIEREREEQRVREEEEKLRRREKKEQREEKEEEGQGSEDSHSKRQNNPFHFSSNRFQTLFKNQHGHLRVLQRFDQRSPQLENLRDYRVVELMAKPNTLFLPHHADADFLLLVLSGRALINLVKPDDRDPYYLDRGYAQRIPAGTTVYLVNPDKKKDLRVIKLAIPVNKPGNFEDFFLSSTQDQQSYLQGFSENILEASFNTKFEEINRVLFGGEGRRHQQEGVILELSKEQIRELSKRAKSSSRSTNSFDYEPFYLRGSQISSNNFGKFYEITPEKNPQLRDFDILLNTVDINEGGLLLPHYNSKAIVILMVTEGEANIELVGLKEQQQGEETREVRKYRAELSEDDIFVIPAAYPFVVNATSNLNFVAFGINAENNQRNFLAGSKDNVIRQIQKQVKELAFPAGSAQDIENLIKNQRESYFADAQPLQKEEGKKGSFVF comes from the exons ATGATAGCGCGGTTTCCTTTGTTGCCGTTGCTGTTGCTGGGAATTGTTTTTCTAGCATCAGTTTCTGTCTCATTACAGGTGAAGCCGCCGAGTCACCACGAGTGCCTCCAGAGTTGCGAGAGTGAAACGGATCCATACAAGCGGAAAGCATGCAAGCTTAGTTGCAAGTTCGTTCCTGAGCACGGGGAGCAACaacatgaagaagaagaaagagaaagagaacatCCACAACCACACCCACCACACGAGGAGAGAGGACGTAGAGAAAGAGGACGCCAGGAAGGTGAGAAGGAGGAAAAGGAACAAGACGAGCGTGAATTACAACCACGTCCATTTCCACGACCAGAGGAGCATGAAGGAGAACAGTGGAAAGGAAGGCATCGTCATGAAGACCCCGAAGAGAGGGCGAGAATGAGACTGAGGGAAGCAGAAAGAATAGAGAGGGAAAGGGAGGAACAGAGGGTGAGGGAGGAGGAAGAGAAACTCCGGCGACGTGAGAAGAAGGAACAAcgggaagagaaagaagaagaaggtcaAGGTTCGGAAGACTCACACTCAAAAAGACAGAACAACCCTTTTCACTTCAGCTCTAACAGGTTCCAAACGCTCTTCAAGAACCAACATGGTCACCTTCGCGTCCTCCAGAGATTCGACCAACGCTCCCCACAACTTGAGAACCTTCGAGACTACCGTGTTGTAGAGCTCATGGCTAAACCCAACACCCTCTTTCTCCCCCACCACGCTGACGCTGATTTTCTCCTCCTTGTCCTTAGCG GGAGAGCCTTAATTAACTTGGTGAAACCCGACGACAGAGACCCCTACTACCTTGACCGTGGTTATGCACAAAGAATCCCTGCAGGAACCACTGTCTATTTGGTTAACCCGGACAAGAAGAAAGATCTCAGAGTGATTAAACTCGCCATACCCGTTAACAAACCTGGCAATTTTGAG gATTTCTTCCTATCTAGCACTCAAGACCAGCAATCCTACTTGCAAGGCTTCAGCGAGAATATTCTGGAGGCTTCCTTCAAT ACCAAATTCGAGGAGATAAACAGGGTTTTGTTTGGTGGAGAGGGGAGGCGGCACCAGCAAGAGGGAGTGATTTTGGAACTATCAAAGGAACAGATTCGGGAACTGAGCAAGCGTGCCAAATCTAGTTCAAGGAGTACTAATTCCTTCGATTATGAACCATTCTACTTGAGAGGCTCCCAAATCTCTTCCAACAACTTTGGAAAGTTCTATGAGATCACCCCTGAGAAGAACCCCCAGCTTCGGGACTTTGATATCCTCCTCAATACTGTGGATATCAACGAG GGAGGTCTTCTTCTGCCACACTACAATTCAAAGGCCATAGTGATACTAATGGTTACTGAAGGAGAAGCAAACATTGAACTCGTTGGCCTAAAAGAACAGCAACAGGGAGAGGAAACAAGGGAAGTGCGAAAGTATAGAGCCGAGTTGTCTGAAGACGATATATTTGTAATCCCAGCAGCTTATCCATTTGTGGTCAACGCTACCTCAAACCTCAATTTCGTTGCTTTTGGTATCAATGCTGAGAACAACCAGAGGAACTTCCTTGCAG GTTCGAAAGACAATGTGATAAGACAGATACAAAAACAGGTGAAGGAGCTTGCGTTCCCTGCTGGGTCTGCACAAGATATCGAGAATCTAATAAAGAACCAGAGGGAATCCTATTTTGCTGATGCTCAGCCTTTGCAAAAGgaggaagggaagaaagggTCCTTTGTCTTTTGA